Proteins encoded in a region of the Pseudothermotoga elfii DSM 9442 = NBRC 107921 genome:
- a CDS encoding xylulokinase has product MFSDLVAAVDIGTTNVKIGLFNFSGEKIFLFQQRCFESSRSGVHEVSTEKWWKAVVQGFHSIDSSYRKNIVAICITGQGPTTIMVDERQKVFGKAITWIDKRGFESLKKIIEKGIDGQTATVVAHLIEVEKNLTQKVYLLQPSDFIIMKLTRKIVNASFPQSGYLPWNKETLEKFNLDKKFSIPPLVNTGEVISSIDRSIARVLGVNDKALIIAGAPDFAMALIGTGVLEDGMLCDRGGTSQGLTLCSAKKILHPGLITTPFFLDDYWKISGVMTTTGGAYEWFSRQVARTRLVNLARLMQIKRPTGVIFLPHLNGERSPYWNPSLRGAFFGLSFNDDWKTMLVSVVEGVAYAIREIVELMKKSGCDIKTIRTTGGQSLNDLWNQTKSDVLGKELEVVNVHESELLGCAIVAISSLSKESFLQISKKIVRVSRKFLPCMDKHEVYSRLFELYQLIHRRNEDIFEKLTKSL; this is encoded by the coding sequence GTGTTTTCTGATTTGGTTGCCGCAGTAGATATAGGTACTACAAATGTTAAAATAGGCCTTTTTAATTTCTCCGGGGAAAAAATCTTCTTGTTTCAGCAGAGGTGTTTTGAATCTTCCAGAAGTGGTGTTCATGAGGTAAGCACGGAGAAGTGGTGGAAAGCGGTAGTTCAAGGTTTTCACAGTATTGATTCTTCTTACAGAAAAAATATTGTTGCCATATGTATCACCGGTCAGGGACCAACTACAATAATGGTTGATGAAAGACAAAAGGTTTTCGGGAAAGCTATAACTTGGATAGATAAAAGAGGATTTGAGTCTTTAAAGAAGATTATTGAGAAGGGCATTGATGGTCAGACAGCCACAGTTGTTGCTCATTTGATAGAAGTTGAGAAAAACTTAACTCAAAAAGTTTATTTATTACAGCCAAGTGATTTCATAATCATGAAATTAACCAGAAAGATAGTCAATGCGTCATTTCCACAAAGCGGATATCTTCCATGGAACAAAGAGACTCTCGAAAAATTTAATCTTGACAAAAAATTTTCAATACCGCCGCTGGTTAATACTGGAGAGGTGATTTCAAGTATAGATAGGTCGATTGCCCGGGTTCTTGGCGTAAATGACAAAGCGCTGATCATTGCTGGTGCCCCGGATTTTGCAATGGCGCTTATTGGGACTGGGGTTCTTGAAGACGGGATGCTCTGTGACAGAGGTGGAACTTCACAGGGGCTTACCTTATGCAGTGCCAAAAAGATCTTGCATCCAGGTCTAATAACAACGCCATTCTTTCTGGATGATTACTGGAAAATAAGTGGTGTTATGACAACAACAGGCGGGGCTTATGAATGGTTTTCTCGTCAAGTGGCGAGGACTCGTCTGGTAAATTTAGCAAGATTGATGCAGATTAAAAGACCAACCGGTGTGATTTTTTTGCCCCACCTTAATGGGGAAAGGAGCCCTTACTGGAATCCCAGTCTCAGAGGTGCTTTTTTTGGTCTATCCTTCAATGATGATTGGAAAACTATGCTGGTGTCTGTTGTGGAAGGTGTTGCATATGCTATCAGAGAGATTGTTGAACTCATGAAAAAAAGCGGATGTGATATAAAGACGATAAGAACTACGGGAGGACAATCTTTAAATGATTTGTGGAATCAAACAAAATCAGACGTTCTCGGAAAAGAATTAGAAGTAGTAAATGTACACGAATCTGAGTTGCTTGGATGCGCAATAGTTGCGATCTCTTCTTTAAGTAAGGAGAGCTTTCTGCAGATAAGCAAAAAAATCGTCAGAGTCTCAAGAAAATTTCTGCCGTGTATGGATAAGCATGAAGTTTATAGCAGACTTTTCGAACTTTACCAATTGATACACAGACGTAACGAAGATATATTTGAAAAACTGACAAAATCACTCTAA
- the rpiB gene encoding ribose 5-phosphate isomerase B → MKIAIGCDHAGFKLKEAIKGYLVSKGFNILDEGTYSEDSVDYPDFAAKVALDIKNQRADFGILICGTGIGMSIAANRIKGIRAALCLFPEMAKLARSHNNANILVLPGRFIAVELAQWIVDAFIEEKFEGGRHENRVQKIEEMDK, encoded by the coding sequence TTGAAGATAGCCATCGGTTGTGACCACGCTGGCTTTAAATTGAAAGAAGCCATAAAAGGTTATTTAGTGAGCAAAGGATTCAACATTCTGGACGAGGGAACTTATTCTGAAGACTCAGTTGATTACCCAGATTTTGCGGCCAAGGTAGCCTTAGATATTAAAAACCAGAGGGCTGATTTCGGAATTCTTATATGCGGTACTGGAATTGGAATGAGTATTGCTGCCAACAGGATAAAAGGTATCAGGGCAGCTCTATGCCTTTTTCCAGAAATGGCAAAACTTGCAAGGTCTCACAATAACGCGAATATACTTGTTTTGCCAGGAAGGTTTATAGCTGTCGAGCTGGCACAATGGATAGTTGATGCCTTCATAGAAGAAAAATTTGAGGGTGGAAGACATGAAAATCGTGTTCAGAAGATTGAGGAGATGGATAAATGA
- a CDS encoding STAS domain-containing protein produces MDKKELYTATNIKDVWIIRPNGELDMSNSAELKEQIKREFIHQGKVDLIIDLSHVDYMDSSALGVLIGLQKSCRLNGGALILCGLEENLKRIFKMTSLDSVFSIRATVEDALKVFLEGDQN; encoded by the coding sequence ATGGATAAAAAAGAACTTTACACAGCTACAAATATCAAAGATGTATGGATAATTCGCCCAAATGGCGAATTAGATATGAGTAACTCCGCGGAACTTAAAGAGCAGATAAAACGCGAATTCATTCATCAGGGTAAAGTTGACCTGATAATAGACCTCTCACACGTTGATTACATGGACAGCTCTGCTCTTGGCGTTCTAATCGGATTACAGAAATCATGCAGATTGAATGGTGGAGCACTGATTCTATGCGGTCTTGAAGAAAACCTGAAAAGAATTTTTAAAATGACATCGCTTGATTCTGTCTTTTCTATACGTGCTACTGTTGAAGATGCATTGAAAGTATTTCTTGAGGGTGATCAAAATTGA
- a CDS encoding histone deacetylase family protein, producing the protein MKIVYDPSHIFHKPTKEIDNGRFIENPEKPERIDSIKDALILSGFDNLTPPNKFPMSYIYMVHDESYVEWLKNKSSSLSDQDEYLMEVFGFDRCFDTGTPVKKNTFEASKKAVDVVLTAASFVDSSTNTVYALTRPPGHHATMDLCGGYCYFNNAAIAAYYFLKRGADRIVILDLDFHHGNGTQQIFYDVDWVYYISIHGDPQVFYPWISGKASEIGNGPGEGFNLNLPLQAGSGWNEYSEALTYALREIKDYYPDVLIISLGFDTHKDDPVGRFSLCDEDYAKIARQIGALKLPVLVVQEGGYNPQANALAATRFFSALE; encoded by the coding sequence ATGAAAATAGTTTATGATCCATCCCATATTTTTCACAAACCAACCAAGGAGATAGACAACGGAAGATTCATAGAAAACCCTGAAAAGCCCGAGAGAATAGACTCGATAAAAGATGCATTGATATTAAGCGGTTTTGACAATCTGACACCTCCAAACAAATTCCCAATGAGTTATATCTACATGGTTCATGATGAATCATATGTTGAATGGCTCAAAAACAAGTCTTCTTCTTTATCTGATCAAGATGAATACCTCATGGAAGTGTTCGGCTTTGACAGGTGTTTTGATACAGGTACTCCTGTTAAAAAAAATACATTTGAGGCATCAAAGAAAGCCGTTGATGTTGTTTTAACAGCAGCGAGTTTTGTTGATTCAAGTACAAATACCGTCTACGCCTTAACGAGACCGCCCGGACACCATGCAACAATGGATTTGTGTGGCGGGTATTGCTATTTCAACAATGCCGCCATAGCTGCATACTATTTTTTGAAACGTGGCGCGGACAGAATAGTCATCCTGGATCTGGATTTTCATCATGGAAATGGTACTCAGCAGATTTTTTATGATGTTGACTGGGTTTATTACATATCTATCCATGGCGATCCACAGGTTTTCTACCCATGGATAAGCGGAAAAGCAAGCGAAATAGGCAATGGGCCCGGAGAAGGGTTTAATCTGAACTTGCCCCTTCAGGCTGGATCAGGCTGGAACGAATACTCTGAGGCACTCACCTATGCTTTAAGAGAAATCAAAGATTATTACCCTGATGTGTTAATCATATCACTTGGTTTTGATACTCATAAAGATGATCCTGTAGGCAGATTTTCCCTCTGTGATGAAGATTACGCCAAAATTGCAAGACAAATCGGTGCATTAAAATTACCCGTGCTGGTAGTCCAGGAAGGTGGATACAACCCACAGGCTAATGCCCTTGCTGCAACCAGGTTTTTCTCGGCCTTAGAGTGA
- a CDS encoding MBL fold metallo-hydrolase codes for MIIKVFDGYDCIGGNKILVADKHNDGFMLDFGLNFSKWSLFFEEYLKPRSGKILHDLLKLNMIPRINIYRKDLQPPEFDENTKISFLFLSHAHADHCGMIGLIDESLPLLVTGETFAIMKAGTQIRQDVWDELYPKKRKKVGHNDDVLRHDILVAERNVKNRRKISLLSSSTQKKILEPDFFEEIDAKNLWKDELYIQPVYHSIIGSAGLIARVDDWWVAYTGDFRTGPESVEEENFWLENLGEKRVQLSKRSDMFFDLLKNKKPLLLIVEGTRTTRQSEKDTTEWDVFQNVLNLLQNTNKLVIADFSMKHLERLMTFLKVAIMTERTLVVMPKDYAYLETMGEVEPLWKLNDTEKNHIKIYHPAKSSFIGLEKKVVEKAKKDEILLLPDDINHKPSLYILAAGYWDIPNILDLNEDVLENCLYIHSTSEAYSEEQQIDFRRFKNWIDRFSIKSFGFGVDSDGELRFSKQFHASGHVSAEKLSSIINTISPDLILPVHTLDRSWFVERWGRKVINGNKFHIS; via the coding sequence ATGATAATCAAAGTTTTCGATGGTTATGATTGCATAGGTGGAAACAAAATACTGGTTGCAGACAAACACAATGATGGATTCATGCTTGACTTTGGATTGAATTTTTCAAAATGGTCTTTGTTTTTCGAAGAATACCTGAAACCAAGATCTGGTAAGATACTTCATGATTTGTTGAAGTTAAATATGATACCAAGAATAAATATCTACAGAAAAGATCTACAACCACCAGAATTTGATGAAAATACAAAAATCTCATTTTTGTTCCTGAGCCATGCTCATGCCGATCATTGTGGGATGATAGGATTAATAGATGAATCCCTGCCGTTGCTTGTAACCGGTGAAACATTTGCGATCATGAAAGCAGGGACACAGATAAGGCAGGATGTCTGGGATGAATTGTACCCAAAAAAAAGAAAAAAAGTTGGGCATAATGATGATGTTTTGAGGCATGATATCCTTGTAGCAGAGCGAAATGTGAAGAATCGCAGAAAGATCAGCTTACTGTCCTCGTCAACTCAGAAAAAAATCCTGGAACCTGATTTCTTCGAAGAGATTGATGCCAAAAATCTCTGGAAAGATGAACTGTATATTCAACCTGTTTACCATTCCATCATTGGTTCAGCTGGCTTGATAGCCAGAGTCGACGACTGGTGGGTTGCCTATACCGGTGATTTCAGAACAGGGCCCGAAAGTGTTGAAGAAGAAAATTTCTGGCTGGAAAACCTTGGCGAAAAAAGGGTTCAACTTTCTAAGAGAAGTGATATGTTCTTCGATCTCTTGAAAAACAAAAAACCACTTCTTTTGATTGTCGAAGGTACTCGAACCACCCGTCAATCGGAAAAAGATACAACTGAATGGGATGTCTTCCAAAATGTTCTCAACTTACTTCAAAATACAAATAAGCTTGTTATAGCAGATTTTTCTATGAAACACCTTGAAAGACTTATGACTTTCCTGAAAGTGGCAATAATGACAGAAAGAACTCTGGTGGTTATGCCAAAAGATTATGCATATCTCGAGACTATGGGAGAGGTAGAACCTTTATGGAAATTGAATGATACAGAAAAGAATCACATCAAAATCTACCATCCAGCAAAGAGTTCTTTTATTGGTTTAGAAAAAAAAGTAGTAGAAAAAGCAAAAAAAGATGAGATTTTACTTTTACCCGACGACATAAACCATAAGCCATCATTGTACATATTAGCCGCCGGTTACTGGGATATACCGAACATTCTTGATTTAAACGAAGATGTTCTGGAAAACTGTTTATACATTCATTCAACAAGTGAAGCGTATTCAGAAGAACAACAGATAGATTTCAGAAGATTTAAGAACTGGATAGACCGTTTTTCTATCAAATCATTCGGATTTGGAGTGGATTCTGACGGAGAGCTCAGATTTTCGAAACAGTTTCACGCATCAGGCCACGTTTCAGCCGAAAAACTTTCAAGTATAATAAATACAATATCACCGGATTTGATATTACCGGTTCACACACTCGATAGATCCTGGTTTGTTGAGCGTTGGGGAAGAAAAGTTATAAATGGAAATAAATTCCACATATCTTGA
- the lexA gene encoding transcriptional repressor LexA, producing the protein MKKELTDRQKKILDFVLSYIDSHGYPPSIRDIARAFRITPRGAIVHLNALEKKGYLTRGKRARSIKVLNRSEAIRLPVVGTIAAGNAIEAIENPTEIIEVPKAMIKIGFDHFLLRVRGESMIEEHILDKDYVVIRKQNTANNGDIVAVLTNSNEATLKKIYIEPEKIILKPANSKMQPIELKPENVKILGKMVGVIRIYG; encoded by the coding sequence ATGAAAAAAGAATTGACCGACAGGCAAAAGAAGATTCTCGATTTTGTCCTCTCTTATATAGATTCACATGGCTATCCACCAAGCATAAGAGATATTGCACGCGCGTTTCGCATAACTCCTCGAGGAGCAATAGTGCATCTAAACGCCCTTGAGAAGAAAGGTTATCTAACCAGAGGCAAAAGAGCACGTAGCATAAAGGTTTTAAACCGGTCCGAGGCAATTAGATTACCCGTTGTTGGAACAATTGCTGCCGGCAATGCCATCGAAGCAATAGAAAATCCAACAGAGATCATTGAGGTCCCGAAAGCAATGATAAAGATCGGATTCGATCATTTTTTACTTCGTGTCAGAGGAGAAAGCATGATAGAGGAACATATACTGGATAAGGACTATGTAGTTATAAGAAAACAGAACACTGCAAATAATGGTGACATAGTTGCGGTTTTGACAAATAGCAATGAAGCAACTTTGAAAAAAATTTATATTGAGCCAGAAAAAATTATTCTTAAACCAGCCAACTCTAAAATGCAGCCGATTGAGCTTAAGCCAGAAAACGTGAAAATACTTGGGAAAATGGTGGGAGTGATAAGAATCTATGGATAA
- the metG gene encoding methionine--tRNA ligase has translation MKFYITTPIYYVNSDPHVGSAYTTIIADIIARYKRMMGYDVFFLTGTDEHGQKILQASSSLGKDPQSFCDELADRFKQLWKKLNITNDGFIRTTDPNHMKVVQYFVKKMVENNDIYKGEYRGWYCVPCETYWNEDEISSDKLCPSCGRELKYVSEKNYFFRLSRYQDKLLRYYEEHPEFVQPDFRRNEMMRILEGGLKDLSITRTTFKWGVPMPDDPEHVIYVWVDALINYISAIGYPEDLKTFEKYWPADLHLIGKEINRFHSIIWPAMLMSAGLELPRTVFAHGWLTVDGQKISKSLGNAIDPKYFVEEYGNDVLRFYLVRDINFGKDGDFSEKNLVNRLNSDLANDYGNLLHRTLAMIKKYYSSTMPRPGAHEQIDEKFKHDILQCCKEYQQFMDQYSLTQAVEKVMEALAISNKYFDERKPWVLAKQKDFDKLSTVLFNVCESLLKVATMFSPIMPDSSEEVFSRLGFDQKASKYMLETWNILKPGKKTVHAEPLFAKRDQKEIKRSEVLMTDTIDFDQFKKVNLRVGKVISAERVPKSEKLLKLLVDLGELGSRQIVAGIAKYYKPEDLIGKNIVVVSNLKPVKLMGIESEGMLLAAKDDTDLKILTIDGEISPGAQIS, from the coding sequence TTGAAATTCTATATTACCACGCCTATATACTACGTTAACTCCGATCCACATGTCGGGAGCGCATATACGACTATTATCGCAGATATAATTGCAAGATATAAACGAATGATGGGCTATGATGTTTTTTTCCTAACTGGCACTGACGAGCATGGGCAAAAGATCCTCCAGGCATCGAGCTCGCTTGGGAAAGATCCGCAGAGCTTCTGCGATGAATTGGCAGACAGGTTTAAACAGTTGTGGAAAAAGCTAAACATAACTAACGATGGCTTCATAAGGACAACCGATCCCAACCATATGAAGGTAGTCCAGTATTTTGTTAAAAAGATGGTTGAGAACAACGACATCTACAAAGGTGAATATCGGGGATGGTATTGTGTACCATGCGAGACCTACTGGAATGAAGATGAAATAAGTTCAGATAAACTCTGCCCCTCCTGCGGCAGGGAATTAAAATATGTCAGCGAGAAAAATTATTTTTTCAGGCTTTCCAGATATCAAGATAAACTCCTCAGATATTACGAAGAACATCCTGAGTTCGTTCAGCCAGATTTCAGAAGAAATGAAATGATGAGGATACTTGAAGGTGGTCTGAAAGATCTCAGCATAACAAGAACAACTTTCAAATGGGGAGTTCCGATGCCAGATGATCCAGAACATGTTATCTATGTCTGGGTTGATGCACTCATAAACTATATTTCCGCCATAGGTTATCCTGAGGATCTGAAAACTTTTGAAAAATACTGGCCAGCTGATTTGCACTTGATAGGCAAGGAAATCAACAGATTTCATTCAATTATCTGGCCTGCAATGCTTATGTCAGCCGGATTAGAGCTTCCGAGAACTGTTTTTGCACATGGTTGGCTAACAGTAGACGGTCAGAAAATTTCCAAATCCTTAGGAAATGCTATTGATCCAAAATATTTTGTTGAGGAATATGGAAACGATGTCCTGAGATTTTATCTCGTAAGAGATATTAATTTTGGAAAAGATGGAGATTTTTCGGAGAAAAACCTTGTAAACAGATTAAATTCAGATCTCGCCAATGATTATGGAAATCTGCTTCACAGAACCTTAGCCATGATCAAAAAATATTATTCATCAACAATGCCTCGGCCGGGTGCACATGAACAAATAGATGAAAAATTTAAGCACGATATCCTTCAGTGTTGCAAAGAATACCAGCAGTTTATGGATCAGTATTCCCTCACCCAGGCTGTCGAAAAAGTTATGGAGGCTCTGGCCATATCGAACAAATATTTTGACGAAAGAAAACCCTGGGTTCTGGCAAAGCAAAAAGATTTCGACAAACTCAGTACAGTTTTGTTCAATGTTTGTGAATCCCTCTTGAAAGTTGCAACTATGTTTTCCCCTATAATGCCAGATTCTTCAGAAGAAGTTTTTTCAAGACTTGGTTTTGATCAAAAAGCTTCAAAATATATGTTAGAAACCTGGAATATCTTAAAGCCAGGCAAGAAGACAGTTCACGCTGAACCTTTGTTTGCAAAAAGAGATCAGAAGGAGATAAAAAGGAGTGAGGTTTTGATGACTGATACTATAGATTTCGACCAATTCAAGAAGGTAAATCTGAGAGTTGGTAAGGTAATTTCAGCAGAGAGAGTACCGAAATCCGAAAAGCTTCTAAAGCTTTTGGTTGATCTTGGTGAACTTGGATCGAGACAAATAGTTGCCGGTATAGCAAAGTACTATAAGCCAGAAGATTTGATTGGCAAGAATATTGTGGTCGTTTCAAACCTGAAGCCTGTGAAACTGATGGGAATAGAATCTGAGGGTATGCTCCTTGCTGCAAAAGACGACACTGATTTAAAAATACTGACCATCGATGGAGAGATATCTCCTGGCGCACAAATTTCATAG
- a CDS encoding archease has product MYRELNHPSDICYELVCDDLQEIFSDLIKIFKSCYSPELKNNFIKKEYPVQNPEDMVFDVVNDWIYTISAKKFFPDECKISEKLICKFRKIENLYGTELKALTYHGLQLRHQKGKIVLKVVFDV; this is encoded by the coding sequence ATGTACAGAGAATTGAATCATCCATCAGATATTTGCTATGAACTTGTTTGTGACGATCTTCAGGAAATTTTCTCAGATTTAATAAAAATATTTAAAAGCTGCTACAGCCCTGAATTAAAGAACAATTTTATCAAAAAAGAGTATCCAGTGCAAAACCCAGAAGATATGGTTTTCGATGTTGTTAATGACTGGATATATACAATCAGTGCGAAAAAGTTTTTCCCTGATGAATGCAAAATATCGGAAAAACTTATCTGCAAATTCAGAAAAATTGAGAACCTATATGGAACGGAATTGAAGGCTTTGACCTATCACGGTTTGCAATTACGGCATCAAAAAGGTAAGATTGTGTTGAAGGTGGTGTTTGATGTATGA
- the gyrA gene encoding DNA gyrase subunit A yields the protein MAEILSKNIEDELVELYMNYSMSVIIGRAIPDVRDGLKPVQRRILYAMHELGLTHNAQSKKCARIVGEVLGKYHPHGDASVYDALVRLAQPFSVRYPLVIGQGNFGSIDRDPPAAMRYTEAKLSELAEEMLQDLDKETVTMTKNFDDSLDEPEVLPSKVPNLLINGANGIAVGMATSIPPHNLQEVVNAIEMLIENPEATITDLLRIIKGPDFPTGALIVNGNELTEVYATGKGRIVLRGKVHFEEGKRFNNVVITEIPYNVSKAALIEEIASYAEKNPKMMIKNIRDESDKNGLRIVVEIPKNANAEIILNNLYKHTSLQTSFSVQMLVIDGRRPKLMNLSQLLKAFIKHRFDVIRKRAEYELKVYSRRAHILEGIMKAARAIGVVVDIVRTSKDSEEAMKNLIEALSITNEQAKAILDMRLGRLTGLEIEKLQGEYSQLIKKIEDVKDILSRDERVYNVMYQELEELKKKYADERRTKIENITDSLSYTPEDLIPNEDVVITLTEKGYLKSTSLKDYRSQRRGGKGIVGARTADDDEILTVCTSKMHSQTLFVTSAGKAYILKNYEIELTGRDTKGKPIRAYLNLEEDESVLTMISFDEWKGDLVLVTKSGRIKRTPLKEFENTTSRGIRAITFSDSDVVVSATLSSSENDQIIIATKNGMAIRFPLKDVRQMGRSAMGVIGIRLREKDEVVGMVNVPDENCEILTITVRGFGKRTPVNDYRVQSRGGVGIKTMPGVEKAGQLCGIDIVADPKSDVIVMTKNGQSIRFNLSTVSQLSRTARGVKIVDLSGDDEVSHFAVVETCTEN from the coding sequence GTGGCAGAAATACTTTCAAAAAATATAGAAGATGAACTTGTCGAACTCTACATGAACTATTCAATGAGTGTGATAATAGGCAGGGCTATCCCTGATGTTCGGGATGGTTTGAAGCCTGTTCAAAGAAGAATTCTTTACGCAATGCATGAATTGGGCTTAACTCACAACGCCCAATCCAAGAAGTGTGCAAGGATTGTTGGTGAGGTTTTGGGTAAGTATCACCCTCATGGTGACGCTTCTGTCTACGATGCGCTTGTGAGACTTGCTCAACCATTTTCGGTACGTTATCCTCTTGTAATAGGTCAAGGAAATTTCGGATCTATAGATAGGGATCCTCCCGCGGCTATGAGATACACCGAGGCAAAACTTTCTGAACTTGCCGAAGAAATGCTTCAGGATCTTGATAAAGAAACTGTTACAATGACGAAAAACTTCGACGATTCACTCGATGAACCTGAGGTCTTGCCCTCTAAGGTTCCAAATCTTCTTATAAACGGCGCTAATGGTATAGCCGTTGGTATGGCTACAAGCATTCCGCCCCATAATCTTCAAGAAGTCGTAAACGCCATAGAAATGCTCATTGAAAATCCAGAGGCAACAATAACTGATTTGTTGCGGATAATAAAAGGCCCAGATTTTCCAACGGGTGCTTTAATCGTAAATGGAAATGAATTAACCGAAGTTTATGCAACCGGAAAAGGAAGAATAGTGCTTCGCGGAAAGGTTCATTTCGAAGAAGGAAAGAGGTTTAACAACGTAGTGATAACAGAAATTCCATACAATGTAAGTAAGGCCGCTTTGATAGAAGAAATAGCTTCTTATGCTGAAAAAAATCCAAAAATGATGATAAAGAATATACGGGATGAATCCGACAAAAATGGGCTCAGAATAGTCGTTGAAATCCCAAAAAACGCAAACGCTGAAATTATTCTCAACAATCTATACAAGCATACATCACTGCAAACTTCTTTCAGTGTTCAAATGCTTGTTATAGACGGACGCAGACCAAAACTTATGAACCTTTCTCAGCTTTTGAAAGCCTTTATAAAACACCGATTTGATGTTATAAGAAAAAGAGCTGAGTATGAGTTGAAGGTTTACTCAAGAAGAGCTCATATTTTGGAAGGCATAATGAAAGCGGCAAGGGCAATTGGCGTAGTTGTCGATATAGTGAGAACCAGCAAAGACAGTGAAGAAGCCATGAAAAATCTAATCGAAGCTCTTTCAATAACCAATGAACAGGCAAAAGCGATCCTTGATATGAGGCTGGGAAGATTGACCGGGCTCGAGATAGAAAAATTGCAGGGCGAATATTCTCAACTCATAAAAAAGATAGAAGATGTCAAAGATATACTTTCCCGAGATGAGAGAGTTTATAATGTTATGTATCAAGAGCTTGAGGAACTGAAGAAAAAATACGCTGATGAAAGAAGAACGAAGATAGAAAATATTACCGATAGCCTTTCTTACACTCCAGAAGATCTGATACCTAATGAAGATGTTGTAATAACTCTCACAGAAAAAGGATATTTAAAATCCACAAGTCTAAAAGACTACAGAAGTCAGAGGCGCGGAGGAAAGGGAATCGTTGGTGCCCGGACAGCCGATGACGATGAAATACTCACCGTCTGCACAAGCAAGATGCATTCTCAAACATTGTTCGTGACTTCTGCGGGAAAAGCGTATATATTGAAAAATTATGAGATCGAACTTACAGGAAGAGATACCAAAGGAAAACCGATTCGAGCTTACCTGAATCTGGAAGAAGATGAATCTGTCCTGACGATGATTTCTTTTGACGAATGGAAAGGCGATTTAGTTCTTGTTACGAAGAGTGGCAGAATAAAAAGAACTCCACTCAAAGAATTCGAAAATACCACAAGCAGAGGAATAAGAGCCATAACCTTTTCTGACAGCGACGTTGTTGTCTCTGCTACTCTCTCGAGCAGTGAAAACGATCAAATAATAATTGCAACAAAAAATGGTATGGCAATAAGATTTCCGCTGAAAGATGTCAGACAAATGGGACGGTCCGCAATGGGTGTGATTGGTATCAGGCTCAGAGAAAAAGATGAAGTGGTTGGTATGGTGAATGTGCCTGATGAAAACTGCGAAATACTCACTATAACAGTGAGAGGTTTTGGGAAAAGAACACCAGTAAATGATTACAGGGTTCAAAGTCGCGGTGGAGTTGGCATAAAAACTATGCCGGGTGTTGAGAAAGCAGGACAATTATGCGGAATCGATATCGTGGCGGACCCAAAATCGGATGTGATCGTTATGACGAAAAATGGGCAATCCATAAGATTCAATTTATCCACTGTGAGTCAACTCAGCAGAACAGCAAGAGGAGTAAAAATAGTCGATCTCTCTGGAGATGATGAAGTATCGCACTTTGCTGTTGTAGAGACATGTACAGAGAATTGA